From one Brachypodium distachyon strain Bd21 chromosome 4, Brachypodium_distachyon_v3.0, whole genome shotgun sequence genomic stretch:
- the LOC106866892 gene encoding uncharacterized protein LOC106866892 isoform X2, producing MKIVVWNCRGLGNRPAIRGLLELQKKEGPDILFLSETKLDKRRMEKFRNMLGLQGMLVRDCEGRSGGVALFWRRGVDVSLRWMGRGHIGVEVLEQDGFKWRLTGLYGSPRTEEKKLTLRLLRTLHQQADLPWVCLGDFNEILFAHEKQGGAPRAQSCLDNFRDVLVFCGLKDLGFEGDVFTWRNNNHRVDGYIRERLDHVVANMSWCDRCADYRVRNIDPEHSDHRPIALTINEGSRRSGRSFGQQVIRFEARWLLEEDCEAVVQNAWDMAGLRGQVSASERLCVVSKDLHDWIRNVLGDLQKRIKELKDELEACRREDISARSGQREQVLRFKLERLEDQHDLVWRQRAHVHWLEKGMD from the coding sequence ATGAAGATAGTCGTTTGGAATTGCCGAGGATTGGGGAATAGGCCGGCAATTCGAGGTCTTCTGGAACTGCAGAAGAAGGAGGGCCCTGATATTCTGTTCTTGTCTGAAACTAAGCTGGACAAGAGGAGGATGGAGAAGTTTCGTAACATGTTAGGATTGCAAGGTATGCTGGTCCGTGATTGTGAAGGAAGAAGTGGGGGTGTTGCATTATTTTGGAGGCGTGGGGTGGATGTATCGCTGAGATGGATGGGAAGGGGACATATTGGTGTTGAAGTGTTGGAGCAGGATGGTTTCAAATGGAGGCTGACGGGTCTATATGGCAGTCCACGAACTGAAGAAAAGAAGCTTACTTTGCGTCTTCTTCGGACGTTGCATCAGCAAGCTGATCTCCCATGGGTGTGTCTTGGTGATTTCAATGAAATTCTGTTCGCTCATGAGAAACAAGGTGGGGCACCTCGAGCCCAATCATGTTTGGATAATTTTAGAGATGTGCTTGTTTTCTGTGGCTTAAAGGACCTCGGTTTTGAGGGAGATGTTTTTACTTGGCGTAATAATAATCACCGAGTTGACGGGTATATTCGTGAGAGGCTTGATCATGTAGTTGCAAATATGTCTTGGTGTGATCGTTGTGCAGATTACCGGGTCCGTAATATTGATCCTGAACATTCAGATCATAGGCCTATTGCTCTTACTATCAATGAAGGAAGTAGAAGGTCTGGGAGAAGCTTTGGACAGCAGGTCATACGTTTTGAAGCTCGATGGCTTTTAGAGGAAGATTGTGAGGCCGTGGTACAGAACGCCTGGGATATGGCAGggcttcgtggtcaggtttcTGCTTCAGAGAGGCTTTGTGTCGTGTCCAAGGACCTGCATGACTGGATCCGCAATGTGTTGGGGGACCTACAGAAGCGCATAAAGGAACTGAAGGATGAATTGGAAGCTTGTAGGAGAGAGGATATTTCAGCGCGGTCTGGCCAAAGGGAGCAGGTTCTTCgcttcaaacttgaaagaCTGGAAGATCAACATGATCTTGTGTGGAGACAACGTGCCCATGTCCACTGGCTGGAGAAAG
- the LOC106866892 gene encoding uncharacterized protein LOC106866892 isoform X1, which translates to MKIVVWNCRGLGNRPAIRGLLELQKKEGPDILFLSETKLDKRRMEKFRNMLGLQGMLVRDCEGRSGGVALFWRRGVDVSLRWMGRGHIGVEVLEQDGFKWRLTGLYGSPRTEEKKLTLRLLRTLHQQADLPWVCLGDFNEILFAHEKQGGAPRAQSCLDNFRDVLVFCGLKDLGFEGDVFTWRNNNHRVDGYIRERLDHVVANMSWCDRCADYRVRNIDPEHSDHRPIALTINEGSRRSGRSFGQQVIRFEARWLLEEDCEAVVQNAWDMAGLRGQVSASERLCVVSKDLHDWIRNVLGDLQKRIKELKDELEACRREDISARSGQREQVLRFKLERLEDQHDLVWRQRAHVHWLEKGLAYEQALSHISPRVNESMNILLMAPFIVEDVRKALESIGDLKAPGLDGMPAIFYKRFWGTVGETVVQEVLDVLQGGELPEITHKVQKKLTKSFTQSMDYIHGVCAEYTGDGRKKLKLLHIASHSPLHIHLLLFILVI; encoded by the exons ATGAAGATAGTCGTTTGGAATTGCCGAGGATTGGGGAATAGGCCGGCAATTCGAGGTCTTCTGGAACTGCAGAAGAAGGAGGGCCCTGATATTCTGTTCTTGTCTGAAACTAAGCTGGACAAGAGGAGGATGGAGAAGTTTCGTAACATGTTAGGATTGCAAGGTATGCTGGTCCGTGATTGTGAAGGAAGAAGTGGGGGTGTTGCATTATTTTGGAGGCGTGGGGTGGATGTATCGCTGAGATGGATGGGAAGGGGACATATTGGTGTTGAAGTGTTGGAGCAGGATGGTTTCAAATGGAGGCTGACGGGTCTATATGGCAGTCCACGAACTGAAGAAAAGAAGCTTACTTTGCGTCTTCTTCGGACGTTGCATCAGCAAGCTGATCTCCCATGGGTGTGTCTTGGTGATTTCAATGAAATTCTGTTCGCTCATGAGAAACAAGGTGGGGCACCTCGAGCCCAATCATGTTTGGATAATTTTAGAGATGTGCTTGTTTTCTGTGGCTTAAAGGACCTCGGTTTTGAGGGAGATGTTTTTACTTGGCGTAATAATAATCACCGAGTTGACGGGTATATTCGTGAGAGGCTTGATCATGTAGTTGCAAATATGTCTTGGTGTGATCGTTGTGCAGATTACCGGGTCCGTAATATTGATCCTGAACATTCAGATCATAGGCCTATTGCTCTTACTATCAATGAAGGAAGTAGAAGGTCTGGGAGAAGCTTTGGACAGCAGGTCATACGTTTTGAAGCTCGATGGCTTTTAGAGGAAGATTGTGAGGCCGTGGTACAGAACGCCTGGGATATGGCAGggcttcgtggtcaggtttcTGCTTCAGAGAGGCTTTGTGTCGTGTCCAAGGACCTGCATGACTGGATCCGCAATGTGTTGGGGGACCTACAGAAGCGCATAAAGGAACTGAAGGATGAATTGGAAGCTTGTAGGAGAGAGGATATTTCAGCGCGGTCTGGCCAAAGGGAGCAGGTTCTTCgcttcaaacttgaaagaCTGGAAGATCAACATGATCTTGTGTGGAGACAACGTGCCCATGTCCACTGGCTGGAGAAAG GTTTAGCATATGAACAAGCGCTCAGTCATATTTCCCCTAGGGTCAACGAGAGTATGAATATATTACTGATGGCTCCCTTCATTGTGGAAGATGTCAGGAAGGCGTTGGAGAGCATTGGCGACCTTAAAGCTCCAGGCCTTGATGGGATGCCTGCCATATTTTATAAGCGCTTTTGGGGCACGGTTGGTGAGACCGTCGTGCAAGAAGTGTTAGATGTGCTGCAGGGAGGCGAGTTACCGGAAATCACTCacaaagtacaaaagaaaCTCACTAAATCATTCACACAGAGCATGGATTACATTCATGGAGTATGTGCAGAGTACACGGGTGATGGGAGAAAAAAACTGAAGCTTCTACACATTGCATCTCACTCCCCTCTACATATTCATTTGctcctttttattttggtcATCTAA